The Caenorhabditis elegans chromosome II genome has a segment encoding these proteins:
- the prx-13 gene encoding Peroxisomal membrane protein PEX13 (Confirmed by transcript evidence), producing MSAPPTNQPPPLPPRSFDNQMSNPMINTGFGYGGGYGMNTFPGSGMYGGGGMYGGGMGYGGFGGGFNHMGYGQGPDSNFARLAEEQSRGAFQSIESVVNAVSSVANMLNSTHNAVYSSFRAVIGVVEQFGRLKTQLSSVVVSLAVFRWVYRFWRWLLVMLKLKPASYASAAEMAWGTSQPYATDVLGATRTPASVNWPAALFWVVAIGGPWLIYRCVSQMVQAAEEKRKWATGAAPHYTAQALFDFQASNEQELSFMNGETLRVAPKEEQPRVRGWLLASVADGSRIGLVPINYVRIVGKQSQSPPLTQQSNLDTFVNAFPARDLNSNIQ from the exons ATGTCCGCACCTCCAACAAATCAACCACCTCCGCTGCCGCCAAGGTCATTTGAT AATCAAATGTCGAATCCAATGATCAATACAGGTTTTGGTTATGGTGGAGGATATGGAATGAATACGTTTCCAGGGTCTGGaat GTATGGTGGTGGGGGAATGTATGGAGGAGGAATGGGTTACGGTGGATTTGGTGGTGGCTTCAACCATATGGGATATGGTCAAGGACCTGACAGCAATTTTGCTCGACTTGCAGAAGAACAGTCTCGAGGCGCTTTTCAATCAATCGAATCAGTTGTAAATGCAGTCTCATCTGTCGCCAACATGCTCAATTCAACTCATAATGCAGTTTATAGTTCTTTTCGAGCAGTTATTGGAGTTGTAGAGCAATTTGGAAGATTAAAGACGCAG TTGTCATCAGTAGTTGTTTCTTTGGCAGTTTTCCGATGGGTATATCGTTTCTGGAGATGGCTACTGGTtatgttgaaattgaaaccAGCAAGTTATGCAAGCGCTGCTGAAATGGCTTGGGGAACATCACAACCGTATG CCACAGACGTTCTTGGTGCCACAAGAACTCCAGCAAGTGTCAACTGGCCTGCTGCTCTCTTCTGGGTTGTTGCAATTGGAGGACCATGGCTCATCTATAGATGTGTCAGTCAGATGGTACAAGCTGCTGAAGAGAAGAGAAAATGGGCAACTGGAGCCGCTCCACATTATACTGCTCAAGCACTTTTCGACTTTCAAGCCTCAAATGAGCAAGAGCTTAGCTTCATGAATGGAGAAACGTTAAGAGTGGCTCCAAAAGAAGAACAACCCAGAGTTAGAGGATGGCTTTTAGCAAG TGTTGCCGATGGAAGTCGTATTGGACTTGTTCCAATTAACTACGTCAGAATTGTCGGAAAACAATCACAATCTCCTCCACTTACTCAACAGAGCAATTTAGACACATTTGTTAACGCTTTTCCAGCAAGagatttgaattcaaatattcaataa
- the lsm-4 gene encoding putative U6 snRNA-associated Sm-like protein LSm4 (Confirmed by transcript evidence) — MVLPLSLLKTAQNHPMLVELKNGETYNGHLKACDSWMNIHLVDVIFTSKDGDKFFKMSEAYVRGSTIKYLRIPETVVDLVKTEVNEVRRQQQREQSRGRGGGRGGRGGHRGGGGNRGGRGGAR, encoded by the exons ATGGTG TTGCCACTTTCTCTTCTCAAAACCGCTCAAAACCACCCGATGCTTGTGGAGTTGAAGAACGGCGAGACTTATAACGGTCACCTGAAAGCCTGCGATTCGTGGATGAATATTCATTTGGTGGATGTTATTTTCACATCAAAA GACGGTGACAAGTTCTTCAAAATGTCAGAAGCGTATGTCCGGGGATCTACTATCAAGTATCTCAGAATTCCAGAAACA GTGGTCGATCTCGTGAAAACTGAAGTCAACGAAGTTCGTCGTCAACAGCAGCGCGAGCAATCCCGTGGTCGTGGTGGTGGACGAGGAGGACGTGGAGGACACCGCGGAGGTGGTGGAAACCGAGGCGGACGCGGAGGAGCTCGATAA